In Flammeovirgaceae bacterium 311, one DNA window encodes the following:
- a CDS encoding sensor protein (COG2202 FOG: PAS/PAC domain) codes for MKNLTDIIAPDTLKVFETLPDLYLILSPDLYVLTASNAYLAATLTDRQEITGKYIFDAFPDTPNIPHYNSVTKLHASLLKVLATGIPHQMPLQRTDSRLPPQAEDNFEKKYWNVLNTPVLDNGGNILYIISKVSDVSEQVKHQQQINRLTSRKQQASTQADLQQKILHDLLMQAPALIAAVRGPDYIYEFVNPFYQQLFPGRELLGKPLLEAVPEFKGDPIVELLDKTYQTGETITGTEIPFPQDRRGNGKLETGYFNITCLATREPDGRIKGVITFGYDVTGAVQANMALEQLNQELESRVEQRTQKLEKARTKAESEQNRIQQLLMQAPAMITIFKGPEHIFHMVNPPYQQLVGERELLGRSIKEAMPELEGQPIFGLLDRVYQTGEPFYANEMLVQLDHTNSGVLGENYYNFIYQATRDLDGNIDGILVFAYEVTTQVVARQQVEQSRQKVQTLNEELATTNNELTAANKELAEAKHALEQLNSELEQRVVARTNALKLAQEETERQRQILHNIFMDAPSPIVILDGEKLVFRLVNPAYQQIFPGRELMGKALTEALPELMETPIPSILQQVYKTGETFVAQEMPVMLARHQGAPLEEIYWTFTYQARLNQQGAVDGVLVFAHDVTDHVKVRKSIEDSERQLRLITDALPVLIGYLDKEEKYRFANHAYEAWFDQKPEKLLGRPVREVVGDKAYQGVKQYIDRALAGERLDFESRMPYREDFTRYIRTSYVPDIQDGVVTGFYTMVNDITEQVETRQQIEEREREAQALAHKLAATNEALKDANQQILASNEELAKSNQQLSFINADMDNFIYTASHDLRAPISNIEGLIHAMQRSLAEDIKQKPILGKLTSLITHSIERFKKTLNELTQITKIQREGSGEDIAQVDLAEIIREVRLDLAPQIEKADARFTIEMEACEPIRFSSKNARSIIYNLISNAIKYRSPQRQALIRISCEQEEDYVVLLVADNGLGMDLSDENKIFAMFKRLHDHVEGSGVGLYIVKKIIENAGGKIDVDSRVDQGSTFKVYFRQTDSSHSRTEESE; via the coding sequence ATGAAGAATTTAACAGATATCATCGCTCCTGATACTCTCAAGGTATTTGAGACGCTACCAGATCTATACTTAATTCTTTCGCCGGACCTGTATGTTCTCACAGCCAGTAATGCTTACCTGGCCGCCACACTAACCGATCGCCAGGAAATAACCGGCAAGTATATATTTGATGCTTTTCCTGATACCCCTAATATTCCCCACTACAATTCCGTCACCAAACTTCATGCTTCTTTACTGAAGGTCTTAGCAACTGGTATACCTCATCAGATGCCCCTGCAACGCACTGACTCGCGTCTGCCACCGCAGGCAGAAGACAACTTTGAAAAGAAGTACTGGAATGTATTGAATACTCCGGTGCTGGATAATGGAGGAAATATACTTTATATCATCAGTAAGGTAAGTGATGTAAGCGAGCAGGTAAAGCATCAGCAACAAATTAACAGGCTTACCAGCCGGAAGCAGCAGGCATCAACACAGGCAGACCTGCAACAAAAAATATTGCATGATCTGCTGATGCAGGCACCCGCCCTTATTGCCGCCGTGCGGGGACCAGACTACATCTATGAGTTTGTTAACCCGTTTTATCAACAGCTGTTCCCCGGCAGAGAACTCCTTGGAAAGCCCCTGCTGGAAGCAGTACCGGAATTTAAAGGAGACCCCATTGTTGAGCTGCTCGACAAAACTTACCAGACGGGAGAAACTATCACTGGTACTGAAATTCCATTTCCCCAGGACCGCCGTGGAAATGGAAAGCTGGAAACAGGATATTTTAATATTACCTGCCTGGCCACACGGGAACCGGATGGTAGGATAAAGGGTGTTATTACCTTTGGCTATGATGTAACTGGGGCTGTTCAGGCCAACATGGCACTTGAGCAGCTTAACCAGGAACTGGAAAGTCGGGTAGAACAACGCACCCAGAAATTAGAAAAAGCAAGGACAAAAGCAGAATCGGAGCAAAACCGTATTCAGCAACTGCTGATGCAGGCGCCAGCCATGATCACCATCTTTAAAGGACCGGAGCACATTTTCCACATGGTAAACCCGCCATACCAGCAGCTTGTGGGTGAGCGCGAATTACTTGGCAGGTCTATCAAAGAGGCTATGCCAGAACTGGAAGGGCAGCCCATCTTTGGCCTGCTGGACAGGGTGTATCAAACTGGTGAACCCTTTTATGCCAATGAAATGCTTGTGCAGCTGGACCACACCAATTCGGGAGTACTGGGCGAAAACTACTATAATTTCATCTACCAGGCTACGCGCGATCTGGATGGAAATATTGATGGCATTCTTGTATTTGCCTATGAAGTAACTACTCAGGTAGTGGCACGCCAGCAGGTAGAGCAAAGCCGCCAGAAAGTACAAACACTTAATGAGGAGCTGGCCACTACCAATAATGAACTAACAGCAGCCAACAAAGAATTAGCAGAGGCAAAGCATGCGCTGGAGCAATTAAACAGTGAGCTGGAGCAGCGCGTGGTGGCAAGAACGAATGCACTGAAACTCGCCCAGGAGGAAACCGAACGCCAGCGACAAATATTGCATAATATCTTTATGGACGCCCCCTCTCCAATTGTAATTCTTGACGGAGAGAAACTAGTATTCAGATTAGTGAATCCTGCCTATCAGCAAATATTTCCCGGACGGGAACTCATGGGCAAAGCTTTGACAGAGGCTCTTCCTGAGTTGATGGAAACGCCTATTCCCTCCATTCTGCAACAGGTTTACAAAACAGGCGAGACTTTCGTTGCACAAGAGATGCCGGTAATGCTGGCCCGCCATCAGGGTGCCCCACTGGAAGAAATTTACTGGACCTTTACCTATCAGGCCCGCCTTAATCAGCAGGGAGCAGTAGACGGGGTGCTGGTATTTGCCCACGATGTTACAGATCATGTAAAGGTCCGGAAAAGCATAGAAGACAGCGAAAGACAGCTCCGGCTCATAACTGATGCGCTGCCTGTATTGATTGGCTATCTGGATAAGGAGGAGAAATACCGCTTTGCCAACCATGCCTACGAAGCATGGTTTGATCAAAAACCTGAAAAACTGCTTGGCCGCCCGGTCAGGGAGGTGGTTGGGGATAAGGCTTACCAGGGGGTGAAGCAGTATATTGACCGGGCCCTGGCAGGAGAACGGCTGGATTTCGAAAGCAGAATGCCTTATCGGGAGGATTTCACCAGGTATATCCGTACAAGTTATGTACCCGATATACAGGATGGAGTAGTAACTGGTTTTTATACTATGGTGAACGATATTACCGAACAGGTGGAGACAAGGCAGCAAATAGAAGAAAGGGAAAGAGAAGCCCAGGCCCTGGCACATAAATTAGCCGCCACTAATGAGGCTTTAAAAGATGCTAATCAGCAAATACTGGCCAGTAATGAAGAACTTGCAAAAAGCAACCAGCAACTTAGCTTCATCAATGCTGATATGGATAACTTTATCTACACTGCCTCTCATGATTTACGGGCTCCCATCTCCAATATAGAAGGTTTGATACATGCCATGCAGCGTAGCCTGGCAGAAGATATTAAGCAGAAGCCTATTCTGGGTAAATTAACAAGTCTGATCACCCATTCGATTGAGCGATTTAAAAAGACGCTGAACGAACTAACACAAATCACAAAAATTCAGCGCGAAGGTAGTGGTGAAGACATCGCACAGGTAGATCTTGCTGAAATAATCCGGGAGGTAAGGTTAGATCTTGCACCACAAATTGAAAAGGCAGATGCCCGGTTTACTATAGAGATGGAAGCTTGTGAACCAATCCGGTTCTCTTCCAAGAATGCCCGCAGTATAATCTATAACCTGATTTCTAACGCCATTAAATACCGTTCGCCCCAACGCCAGGCATTGATCCGGATAAGCTGTGAGCAGGAGGAGGATTACGTGGTGCTGTTAGTAGCGGACAACGGTTTGGGCATGGACCTGAGCGATGAAAATAAAATATTTGCCATGTTTAAACGCCTGCACGACCATGTGGAAGGTTCAGGTGTTGGCCTGTATATAGTTAAAAAGATTATTGAAAATGCCGGCGGAAAGATTGATGTAGACAGTAGAGTAGATCAGGGATCAACATTTAAAGTTTACTTCAGGCAAACAGATAGTTCCCATTCAAGAACAGAAGAATCAGAATAA
- a CDS encoding anti-sigma-factor antagonist (COG1366 Anti-anti-sigma regulatory factor (antagonist of anti-sigma factor)): MANKTSEVLGKRKKDVLEAWINNQIQDPTLREDLMSNEELHAQSDELLNSFIQAVKTNNYTDINTREYSPIVEILNSLSITRAYAGFTPRETAVYVLSLKKAIIQIMQDELRDEQSQLVEEIIKISEVLDSLSLVTLETFIKGREEVILRQTSEINEISTPVIRVWEGILALPIIGTLDSERTQIIMENLLQEIVNTGSSIAILDISGVPTVDTLVAQHLIKTVNATRLMGAECIISGIRPEIAQTIVHLGIDLTGVQTKASMSSALRTAFTKQQLVVTKAKVKQ; the protein is encoded by the coding sequence ATGGCTAACAAAACTTCTGAAGTCCTAGGCAAGCGAAAAAAGGATGTCCTTGAAGCCTGGATCAATAATCAAATCCAGGATCCTACATTGCGTGAAGATCTGATGTCGAATGAAGAGCTGCACGCTCAGTCAGATGAGCTGCTGAATTCATTTATCCAGGCAGTAAAAACAAATAATTACACAGACATCAACACCCGGGAGTATTCTCCTATCGTTGAAATACTGAATTCGTTGTCGATTACACGCGCTTATGCCGGATTTACGCCGCGCGAAACAGCAGTCTATGTTCTAAGCCTGAAAAAGGCAATTATACAGATCATGCAGGATGAGCTCAGGGATGAGCAGAGCCAGCTGGTAGAAGAAATCATAAAGATATCTGAGGTACTGGATAGCTTAAGCCTGGTAACGCTGGAGACTTTTATCAAGGGAAGAGAAGAAGTGATCCTTCGCCAGACCAGCGAAATCAACGAAATATCTACGCCTGTTATCCGTGTATGGGAAGGTATTCTGGCCCTGCCAATTATTGGTACGCTGGATAGTGAACGAACACAGATCATCATGGAGAACCTGCTGCAGGAAATCGTAAATACCGGCAGTAGTATAGCCATACTGGATATTTCCGGTGTGCCTACAGTAGATACCCTTGTAGCCCAGCACCTGATCAAAACAGTGAACGCTACGCGTCTGATGGGTGCAGAGTGTATCATCAGCGGTATCAGACCAGAGATTGCACAAACCATTGTACACCTGGGCATCGATCTTACCGGCGTACAGACGAAGGCTTCCATGTCTTCTGCCTTACGCACTGCCTTTACCAAGCAGCAGCTGGTAGTTACCAAAGCCAAAGTAAAACAATAA
- a CDS encoding negative regulator of sigma-B (COG1366 Anti-anti-sigma regulatory factor (antagonist of anti-sigma factor)), whose protein sequence is MGHFLLVTIQVDMYDRLALNLENDLINAVQMHESKGVLIDISAVSIVDSFMGRIIGNIATMSKIMDAQTVVVGMQPAVAITLVELGLPLAGVYTALNVEKGMALLQQKITDEAEFDLEEADDDDDQPE, encoded by the coding sequence ATGGGACATTTTCTGCTGGTGACTATCCAGGTGGATATGTACGACCGCTTGGCCCTCAACCTGGAAAATGATCTTATCAATGCCGTGCAGATGCATGAATCAAAGGGAGTGCTGATTGATATATCAGCCGTTTCCATTGTTGATTCGTTCATGGGGCGTATCATTGGCAATATAGCCACCATGTCTAAGATAATGGATGCCCAAACGGTGGTAGTGGGCATGCAGCCAGCAGTAGCTATTACGCTGGTAGAGCTGGGGCTGCCCCTGGCCGGTGTATATACAGCCCTGAATGTTGAAAAAGGGATGGCGCTGCTACAGCAAAAAATCACCGATGAAGCCGAATTTGACTTAGAGGAGGCTGACGATGATGATGATCAGCCTGAATAA
- a CDS encoding putative anti-sigma regulatory factor (COG2172 Anti-sigma regulatory factor (Ser/Thr protein kinase)), producing MISLNKENLKIVTEQDVVLFRQRLKEYATKIGMSLLNQTKLITASSELVRNILVYAKQGEVTIEVVTDRIQTGIRVIFRDEGPGIADVQKAMQDGYSTSKNKSLGLGLPGAKRLVNYFDIQSKPGHGTTVTIIRWKR from the coding sequence ATGATCAGCCTGAATAAAGAGAATTTAAAGATAGTTACTGAACAGGATGTAGTTTTATTCCGCCAGCGGCTGAAAGAATATGCCACCAAAATTGGCATGAGTTTGCTCAATCAGACCAAGCTCATCACGGCTTCCAGCGAGTTGGTGCGTAATATCCTGGTATATGCAAAACAAGGCGAAGTTACAATAGAAGTGGTAACCGACCGGATCCAGACAGGTATCCGCGTTATTTTCAGAGACGAAGGCCCCGGCATTGCAGATGTACAAAAAGCAATGCAGGACGGTTATTCAACGAGTAAGAATAAAAGTCTTGGCCTGGGCCTGCCAGGAGCAAAGCGGCTGGTCAACTATTTCGATATTCAATCTAAACCCGGCCATGGAACAACCGTTACAATCATTCGCTGGAAACGGTAG
- a CDS encoding stage II sporulation E family protein (COG2172 Anti-sigma regulatory factor (Ser/Thr protein kinase)), producing the protein MEQPLQSFAGNGSALAHTRYRIEDRSYLSLIKKEIAKEAETLGFSSQSIGRLDIIVTELASNLLKHGQRKRELLWKPILHNKEAGIEIIALDTGPGISNMGLAMQDGYSSSGTAGEGLGAIKRLSDTFDIYSQPGAGTAVLSRLYAREIPLWFDQTFMLAAVSVAKPGEKLCGDGYYLDYKPEEQLFRLLVLDGLGHGPEAHKASQAAIEAYAALYQKNQALLLGQIHAEIKKTRGAVGMALQFSFEEKLLRYCGVGNISGRLLGPEGAKTLMSYNGIIGHIISSRINEQELSWERGRLLVLHSDGINSRWDLSKYQQIQKHDPALIAACLYRDHSRGTDDVTVIVSKYPGIDGGKGTKADR; encoded by the coding sequence ATGGAACAACCGTTACAATCATTCGCTGGAAACGGTAGTGCTCTTGCCCATACCCGCTACCGTATTGAGGACAGGAGCTATCTGAGCCTGATCAAAAAGGAAATTGCCAAAGAAGCCGAAACATTAGGTTTTTCTTCGCAGAGCATAGGTCGCCTTGATATTATTGTGACAGAGCTGGCTTCTAACCTGCTCAAGCATGGCCAGCGTAAGCGCGAATTGCTCTGGAAGCCCATTTTACACAACAAAGAGGCAGGTATTGAAATCATAGCCCTGGATACTGGCCCCGGTATATCTAACATGGGTCTTGCTATGCAGGATGGCTACTCCTCTTCCGGAACAGCTGGCGAAGGTCTGGGAGCCATTAAGCGACTTTCTGATACTTTTGATATATATTCACAGCCGGGAGCAGGTACTGCAGTGCTGTCACGCCTTTACGCCAGGGAAATTCCCCTCTGGTTCGATCAGACGTTTATGCTGGCTGCCGTATCTGTAGCTAAGCCCGGAGAGAAGCTCTGTGGTGATGGTTATTATCTGGATTATAAGCCGGAAGAGCAGCTTTTCAGGCTGCTGGTGCTGGATGGGCTGGGCCATGGACCGGAGGCGCACAAGGCCTCACAGGCAGCCATAGAAGCATACGCAGCTTTGTACCAGAAAAATCAGGCACTGTTACTGGGTCAGATTCATGCCGAGATAAAAAAAACAAGAGGGGCCGTGGGGATGGCACTGCAATTCAGCTTTGAGGAAAAACTGCTCCGTTACTGTGGGGTGGGCAATATTAGTGGAAGGCTGCTGGGCCCGGAGGGTGCCAAAACGCTTATGTCGTATAACGGTATTATAGGCCACATTATTTCCTCCCGCATAAACGAACAGGAATTAAGCTGGGAAAGGGGGCGACTCCTGGTTTTACACTCAGATGGCATTAATTCCCGCTGGGATTTATCTAAATACCAGCAAATTCAAAAACACGATCCTGCGTTGATCGCTGCCTGTCTATATAGAGATCACAGCAGGGGCACCGATGATGTAACTGTAATCGTTAGTAAATATCCGGGCATAGATGGAGGAAAAGGTACAAAAGCCGATCGTTGA
- a CDS encoding histidine kinase (COG0642 Signal transduction histidine kinase) yields the protein MEEKVQKPIVEVSLERELDLVIAYKMAMQLAEISGLNFTEQTKFATAISEICRNALVHADGGMASFYITQDGPHYFVEAVVSDTGPGIKELNELLDRISKQSDRQRTGIFNCRRLSDKFEIDSTEGSGTCVHIGRRLPANHPPINHMILSGWRKHFSQLAPASPYDELKRQNHLLLKTLEELKISKQQVQDQLDEIQSLNNEMEQNNAKLMKLSKDYALQNELLKKRNEELDEFAHIVSHDLKGPIRNLKGLVQLLEMGRAKSLQEMISLFKGQFKKMESLIESILTYSRTGHEEIDKKEVDLNKLLHELSEGLSRPDNFIIEIEPDFPTILTEEIFIFQVYSNLLLNAIKYNDKAEGRVKLGFEPTGNDDFFYYVEDNGMGIPSGKREKAFKMFTVLHKVDGVDSTGIGLSIVKKIIQEKGGQIWIEDPKFWQEGCRFCFTWPAKIVL from the coding sequence ATGGAGGAAAAGGTACAAAAGCCGATCGTTGAGGTTTCTCTGGAAAGAGAGCTGGATCTGGTAATAGCCTACAAAATGGCCATGCAACTGGCAGAGATTTCGGGTCTGAATTTTACGGAGCAAACAAAATTTGCTACGGCAATCTCCGAGATATGCCGCAATGCACTGGTGCATGCCGACGGGGGTATGGCCAGCTTCTACATTACACAGGATGGTCCCCATTACTTTGTAGAAGCTGTAGTCAGCGATACAGGCCCGGGTATCAAAGAGCTGAATGAGCTGCTGGACAGGATCAGCAAACAGAGCGATCGTCAGCGTACAGGCATCTTTAACTGCAGGCGTTTATCCGATAAATTCGAGATAGACAGCACCGAAGGCAGCGGCACATGTGTGCATATTGGCAGGCGTTTGCCGGCCAATCATCCGCCTATCAACCACATGATCCTCTCGGGCTGGCGTAAACACTTCAGCCAGTTAGCGCCTGCTTCGCCTTATGACGAATTGAAACGCCAGAATCACCTTCTGCTTAAAACACTGGAAGAATTAAAGATCAGTAAGCAACAGGTGCAGGATCAGCTCGATGAGATTCAGTCGCTTAACAATGAGATGGAGCAGAATAATGCTAAGCTGATGAAGCTCTCGAAAGATTATGCACTGCAGAATGAACTGCTCAAAAAAAGAAATGAAGAGCTGGATGAATTTGCACACATCGTCTCGCACGATTTAAAAGGTCCGATCCGGAATTTAAAGGGACTCGTGCAGCTCCTGGAAATGGGACGAGCTAAAAGCCTGCAGGAAATGATTAGCCTGTTTAAGGGGCAGTTTAAAAAAATGGAAAGCCTCATAGAAAGTATTCTTACCTATAGCCGCACCGGACATGAGGAGATTGATAAAAAAGAAGTAGATCTGAACAAGCTCCTGCATGAGCTTTCGGAGGGACTTTCCAGACCAGATAATTTTATTATTGAGATAGAACCTGATTTTCCGACTATCTTAACGGAAGAGATATTTATTTTTCAGGTATACAGCAATTTGCTGCTCAATGCCATAAAATACAACGACAAGGCTGAAGGCAGGGTAAAGCTAGGGTTTGAGCCCACTGGAAATGATGATTTCTTCTATTATGTGGAAGATAATGGCATGGGTATACCTTCCGGTAAGCGGGAGAAGGCCTTTAAAATGTTTACCGTGCTGCACAAAGTTGATGGGGTAGACAGTACAGGCATTGGCTTATCTATCGTAAAAAAGATAATCCAGGAAAAAGGCGGGCAGATCTGGATCGAAGACCCAAAGTTCTGGCAGGAAGGTTGCCGTTTTTGCTTTACCTGGCCTGCTAAAATAGTTCTCTAA
- a CDS encoding L-fucose:H+ symporter permease (COG0738 Fucose permease), which yields MNANQPKASLFRQGNAWPFILITSLFFLWGLANNMTDTLLSAFKRIMSMSDFQTSWIQVAFYGSYFCLALPAAILIKKYTYKTGVLLGLGMFVLGSLLFYPASITMSYGHFLIALFILAGGLSILETAANPYIVAMGPEASGTRRLNLAQSFNPIGSILGVLLSKVFILSQLNLSTAEERSMMSDEQLAAIQSDELTAVMGPYVGVAFFLILLWLVVKFTKMPKASDAGSELDLLPTFKRLLKTPHWVWAVVAQFFYVGAQIGIWSYTIRYVMQELQLQEDSASSYYMAALVLFAACRFIFTGLMKWISPRQLLLITSLAAAACTLMAIYGGGLFGVYALIAVSGCMSLMFPTIYGLGIRNLGNDTKIGGSGLIMAILGGAVLTAVQGHISDLVQSINLAFYVSFFCFIVVALYALIEKKLEASSQQEHKGSAEALY from the coding sequence ATGAACGCAAACCAACCAAAAGCTTCTCTCTTCAGGCAGGGTAATGCCTGGCCCTTTATCCTGATCACCAGTCTTTTCTTCCTGTGGGGCCTGGCCAATAACATGACAGATACGCTTCTGTCAGCTTTCAAGCGGATCATGAGCATGTCTGATTTCCAGACCTCCTGGATCCAGGTTGCCTTCTATGGTTCGTATTTCTGTCTGGCGCTGCCGGCTGCTATTCTCATCAAAAAGTATACATATAAAACAGGGGTGCTCTTAGGTTTAGGCATGTTTGTGCTGGGCTCTCTGCTGTTTTACCCGGCCAGCATTACCATGTCTTACGGGCATTTTTTAATAGCGCTATTCATACTTGCAGGCGGCCTTTCCATTCTGGAAACTGCTGCTAACCCCTATATTGTAGCCATGGGGCCCGAAGCATCAGGCACCCGCCGCCTGAACCTGGCCCAATCATTTAATCCCATCGGATCTATCCTGGGGGTGCTGCTGAGCAAGGTATTTATTCTTTCGCAGCTAAACCTCTCTACCGCTGAGGAGCGCAGTATGATGAGCGATGAGCAACTGGCAGCCATACAATCAGATGAGCTTACTGCCGTAATGGGACCTTATGTAGGCGTGGCCTTTTTTCTGATACTGCTTTGGCTGGTGGTAAAGTTTACAAAAATGCCAAAAGCCTCCGATGCGGGTTCTGAGCTGGACTTGCTTCCAACCTTTAAAAGGCTGCTGAAAACCCCCCATTGGGTGTGGGCAGTGGTGGCACAGTTTTTTTACGTAGGTGCTCAGATAGGCATCTGGTCTTATACCATCCGCTACGTAATGCAGGAGCTGCAGCTCCAGGAAGATAGTGCCTCTTCCTATTATATGGCGGCACTGGTTTTATTTGCTGCATGCCGGTTTATTTTCACCGGCCTGATGAAGTGGATCAGCCCAAGACAACTCCTGCTGATCACCTCACTGGCAGCGGCAGCCTGTACTCTGATGGCAATTTATGGGGGCGGCCTGTTTGGTGTTTATGCACTCATTGCAGTATCCGGCTGCATGTCGCTGATGTTTCCCACCATCTATGGTTTGGGCATACGCAACCTGGGCAATGATACGAAGATCGGAGGTTCCGGACTGATCATGGCCATTTTGGGTGGCGCTGTGCTTACAGCTGTGCAAGGCCATATTTCAGACCTGGTACAGAGTATAAACCTTGCATTTTATGTATCCTTCTTCTGCTTTATCGTGGTGGCACTTTATGCGCTGATAGAAAAGAAGCTGGAAGCCAGCAGCCAGCAAGAGCACAAAGGATCAGCAGAAGCGCTTTATTAG
- a CDS encoding hypothetical protein (COG3254 Uncharacterized conserved protein) produces the protein MTWEGKGMEGLPDEILRLDMKRYCLALDLKDDPQLIAEYEFWHRNVWPEIRKSLVDAGITEMQIYRLGNRLVMIMETDSSFSFERKEAMDKANPKVQEWEALMWKFQKPLPGTPVGEKWVLMDKIFEL, from the coding sequence TTGACCTGGGAAGGCAAGGGAATGGAGGGCCTGCCGGATGAAATTTTAAGGTTGGATATGAAGAGATACTGTTTGGCGCTGGACCTGAAGGACGATCCTCAGCTTATTGCTGAATATGAGTTCTGGCACCGGAATGTCTGGCCGGAAATCAGGAAGAGCCTTGTGGATGCCGGAATCACGGAAATGCAAATTTATCGCCTGGGAAACCGCCTGGTCATGATCATGGAGACAGACAGTAGTTTCAGCTTTGAAAGGAAGGAAGCCATGGATAAGGCAAACCCAAAGGTGCAGGAGTGGGAAGCGCTGATGTGGAAATTCCAAAAGCCATTGCCCGGTACCCCGGTAGGTGAAAAATGGGTGCTGATGGACAAGATCTTTGAGCTGTAA